AAAATCATCAAGAAATtatgataaataaataagatGTCTATTTCGAATAAAACGTATAAATACTAAATGtgattgttattattaatagataatttttctccCCTAGCTTACATAAGACCAAAGCATACTCTTTGTCTCTTTAAGTGAAGTTTGCATGGTATATTAgtatttaagaaattagaTTTGTTCATTAACATTGCTGGAAGATTCAGTAGAAATTGAGATTATTCTTAAGCAAGTATCCCAAAAATGTGCCGGGATCCATACGCAATACTATTAGCatcaaaaattttccaTCAAAGTTTCTTGACTATTGTTGGTGCTAGCTAAAGTTTTGATTAATAGTATCTTCAATTAAGAAGgatatcatcatcagatGATCCAAATAAAAACCATTAAAACAGATTCATGAACGTCTTTTATAGTTTTACACCAACTGAAAAGGTACCAcgaattaaaaatattgccATGGTTACCGCTGAAAGAATTGCTGAAAATgcaaaaatttaaatttttatatgaCAAGTAATATGCCAAagattaatttaatatctggaaaattgaatgaattaattcattttataatttggttgtattttaattattttaatatattatcttGGAATTTTTAGCCTAGCAAACAACCACATAACTCTTCTGGTCGCGCACATTCacattttattcaattttctttgttttaattgCCAAAATACATATTCGTTATAAATCCGAAATTTAAGGTGTCGTTTAGCTTTAATCgtcttgaaaaattctttatacgaaaaaaaaagtaatttcCCTTTAACCATATAATACATTTTCCTTCAAAGATCCGGATATTTAATACATTGagataatgatatattCAACTACTTGAGAATATTGacctttttttaatattctttttttataaatcaATTCCCTATACTTTCTTAAACACGacaaaagaaattcaaaagagTATTGATGTCCAAGCAAATAAAAAGTGATTTAGCTAAACTAAATCCGAGAACAGTAACTCCGGATTTTGGTGGGTCAATTGGTGCATTTGGCCTATCAGTGGGGTTACCAATACTAGCCATTGTATTAAATCTACTAATTCGTCAAGATTATCACTTGGATGGCATgtttttccaaaatttcGACATTAATCAACTAATTATTGGATTTTCTCAATTAATACATCATTTTAAGGAAAATTTTAACCAACTAATAACATTCTATTTGTTATGGTTTACCATTTTAGCAATTTTGgatattttattaccaGGCAAAATGATGGATGGGACTTTAATGAGAGATAATACAAGATTGGTTTATAAGATCAATGGCTTAACAATGACGATTACATTAGCCCTAGTATTAATCTTACGTTGGCAATTAACTGAAGGTCAAATGCCTGAATTCCAATGGTTATATGCTAATCATACTTCTTTATGTATAATTGCTGTATTATGGGCATTCGTAGTGGCTACATTTtgctatattttttcatttgttcCACCTATTTTAGGTTCTAAAGATTATAAATTACTAGCTGTTGGTGGTAATTCAGGTAATGTAATTTCAGATTGGTTCTTAGGTAGAGAATTAAATCCTAGAATTGGTCCACTTGATGTTAAAATGTTCTGTGAATTACGTCCTGGTATGCTACTATGGCTATTGATAGATTTATCATGTCTTCATCACGTTTATTTAGAAAGTGGGAAAATTCATGATGctttattattgattaCTCTTTTGCAAAGTTGGTATGTGATTGATGGTGTTATTAATGAAGCTGGTGTCATCTCAATGGTGGATATTACTACTGATGGATTCGGTTTCATGTTAGCCTTTGGTGATTTGGCTTTAGTTCCATTTACTTATACTTTACAGGCAAGATATTTAAGTGTTGCCGATTTTGATACAACAACATTAGGCTCGATCAAATGTGGTATTGTAATTTTAATGGCAATGTTTGGTTATTACATTTTCCATGCGTCTAATTACCAAAAAGCGGATTTCAAGGCAGGAAAATTATCacatttgaaaagtatATCTACACATACAAACACTAAATTATTATGTGATGGTTGGTGGAAAGTCTCACAACATATTAATTACTTTGGTGATTGGATTATGGCATTTTCTTGGTGTCTAACAACTTGGAATCATTCTTTATTGACTTATTAttacatattttattttgctGGTTTGTTAATCCATAGACAAAATAGggatgaaattaaatgtaGTAAGAAATATGGTAATGCTTGGAAAACTTATGTTTCAAAAGTACCATATAAAATTGTtccttatatatattaattaatacgGCACAGTATATACCTTGAATATATCAGTCGATCTTATcctttataatattaacaaGCTTGAAATTTAACGGTTGGAGTTTCAAAATatagtattattgttttgtaTATTCGGAGAACAGTTAACTTAAACGCAtattattctatttaagcTAGTGTTTGCTATATAAAGACTTTCATTTGGAAATATATTAGATCCTATTAAACAGTCGGAAATAATAGAatgaattttatatatattctta
The window above is part of the Henningerozyma blattae CBS 6284 chromosome 2, complete genome genome. Proteins encoded here:
- the ERG24 gene encoding delta(14)-sterol reductase (similar to Saccharomyces cerevisiae ERG24 (YNL280C); ancestral locus Anc_3.81) — its product is MSKQIKSDLAKLNPRTVTPDFGGSIGAFGLSVGLPILAIVLNLLIRQDYHLDGMFFQNFDINQLIIGFSQLIHHFKENFNQLITFYLLWFTILAILDILLPGKMMDGTLMRDNTRLVYKINGLTMTITLALVLILRWQLTEGQMPEFQWLYANHTSLCIIAVLWAFVVATFCYIFSFVPPILGSKDYKLLAVGGNSGNVISDWFLGRELNPRIGPLDVKMFCELRPGMLLWLLIDLSCLHHVYLESGKIHDALLLITLLQSWYVIDGVINEAGVISMVDITTDGFGFMLAFGDLALVPFTYTLQARYLSVADFDTTTLGSIKCGIVILMAMFGYYIFHASNYQKADFKAGKLSHLKSISTHTNTKLLCDGWWKVSQHINYFGDWIMAFSWCLTTWNHSLLTYYYIFYFAGLLIHRQNRDEIKCSKKYGNAWKTYVSKVPYKIVPYIY